DNA sequence from the Candidatus Eisenbacteria bacterium genome:
CCCCGGAAACGACGACGCCATAAGGGCGATAAAACTCTTCTGCAGAATGGCAAGCGATGCCGTTATCGAAGGGCTCGCCGAGGCGAGCGAAGGCGAGGACCTGGGCGCGCAGGAGGGTGAGGTTCCGGAGGGTAAGGAAGTCGGGCTGCCTCAACCCGAGGAGGTAGTGGTAGAGGAAGTAGTTCCTGATCCGGCACGCAAGGCGGGTCCACGTGATTCCAGAACACACGAAGTAAGAGGCCGCGGCAAGGAGGATCCGAGAACAGGGCAGGCAGGAAAGCCGGAGGGCAGCGATGGAGATTAGCACCGAGCTGATACGACAGTTGAGGGAACGAACAGGCGCAGGCGTTGTGGACTGCAAGAAGGCGTTGACGGAGTGCGCCTGCGATCTCGAGAAGGCGATAGAGCATCTCAGAAAGATGGGAATCGCTGCTGCTGCAAAGAAGGCTTCACGGGTCGCTTCGGAGGGACTTGTTGAAGCCTACATTCATCCAGGAAGTCGGATGGGTGCTCTGGTGGAGGTCAATTGCGAAACCGACTTCGTGGCAAGAACCGCTGAATTCAGGACGCTCGTTCGAGACATTGCGATGCAGGTCGTGGCGAGCGATCCGGTCGCTGTTTCGCGTCAGGAAGTCCCAGGTGATCTTCTGGAGAAAGAGAAGGAGATTCTGGCTGCCCAAGTTGCAGGCTCGGGAAAACCTCCACAAATCATCGAGAAGATCGTCCAGGGCAAGCTCGACAAGTTCTACAAGGACAATTGCCTTCTTGAGCAGCCCTTCATAAAGGATCCAAAGAGATGCGTGGAGGACATAGTCAAGGAGGCGACGGCGAAGTTTGGAGAGAACGTCGTCGTCAGGAGATTCTCGCGTTTCCGTCTGGGCCAGTGCTCTTAGCAGGCAGCATAGATGCCTCAGATCCGTTACGAAAGAATCCTGCTCAAATTGAGCGGGCAGGTTCTCACCGGCGAGAAAGACTACGGTATTTCCCACACCCGTGTTGCCGCGTTGTGTTCGGAGATTCATGATGTTGCGGCCGCGGGCGTCCAGGTCGGGATGGTAGTCGGTGGCGGCAACATCTTCAGGGGTTCGGAGGCCGAGCGTGCGGGGATGGACAGGGTGAGCGCCGACTACATGGGAATGCTGGCCACGGTCATTAACGCTCTCGCCCTGCAAGATCACCTGGAGAAGCTCGGTCTACACACCCGCGTTTTGTCGGCAATCAACATGGCAGAGATAGCCGAGCCGTACGTCCGTCGCAGGGCCATCAGGCACCTGGAGAAGGGACGTGTCGTCATAATGGCCGGCGGGACGGGCAACCCTTACTTCACCACTGACACGGCCGCCGTTTTGCGAGGAATCGAGATTCACGCGGACGTTCTCCTCAAGGCCACCAGGGTCAGAGGTGTCTTCACTTCTGACCCTGTCACGAATCCCGATGCAACGTTTTTGGAAGAGGTGAGCTATCTTGAGGTCATCAACAAGGGTCTCAAGGTAATGGATTCCACTGCTATTTCCCTTTGCATGGAAAACAGACTGCCCATAATCGTGTTCGACGTAAACAAGAAGGACAACATCAAGAAGGCAGTCGCGGGAGAAAAGGTCGGAACATTAGTCGGAGAGGGTTAGGATGGAAAAGGAGACTATCGCCAGGATCGAACAAAAAATGAAGAAGGCGGTCGAGCACTTGAGACAGGAGCTTGCCTCCGTGAGAACCGGCAAGGCCACGACCGCTCTGCTCGACTCGGTCAAGGTGGATTATTACGGCTCTAACGTTCCTCTAAATCAGGTCGCGGGTGTTAGCGCGCCCGAACCGAGACTGCTGATCGTGCACCCGTGGGAAAGGACGATGGTCCCCGCGATCGAAAAGGCGATTCTCAAGGCCGACCTGGGCCTAAATCCCGCCAACGACGGAACTGTGATACGAATTCCGATACCTCCTCTCACCGAGGAAAGAAGAAAGGACCTGGTGAAGATTGTGAAGAAGATGGTGGAGGAGGGACGCGTCGGCGTAAGGAATCTGAGGCGCGAGGGGAATGAAGAGATCAAGAAACTGGAGAAGGACGCAAAGATCTCCGAAGATACGGCCCGAAAATCACAGAACGACGTACAGAAGCTTACGGACAAGTACATTCAGCTGATGGAAGAGCTTCTCTCCAAGAAGGAAGCTGAAATCATGGAGGTCTGAGGGGAGGAGAGATTGCCCGTCACCGATGGTAACAAGAGAGCCGGCGAGATAAAGGCCGCGGGAAATCTTCCGGGGCACATCGCAATCATAATGGATGGAAACGGGAGGTGGGCGAGGAAGAGAGGCCTTCCGCGAATCCAGGGACATCGAGCGGGGAGAAAAGGGGTGAGGGAGGCCGTGGAAGGCTGCGTCGAACTCGGCATAGGGGTCCTCACTCTGTACACTTTTTCTGTGGAAAACTGGAGTAGACCTGAGAGAGAGGTTTCTGCCTTGATGCGTTTTTTGCATCAGACTCTGAAGGAAGAAAGGGAAGAGCTCAAGAAGAACGGCGTGAGATTGGGAGTGATCGGGCGCGTGTCGGACCTGCCCAAGAGCGTGCAGAGGGTCTTGAACGAAAGTATCGATTGTTTGAAAGAAGGAAAGGGCCTCCTGCTGAATCTTGCGCTGAGTTACGGGGGGCGGGCCGAAATAGTGGACGCCGTGAAGAGAATTCTCTCGGAGGCATCGGTCGCCGGGACGAGGCCGGAACTGATTGACGAGAAGCTCATCGAGAGCCGCCTCTATACGTCGGGACTTCCGGACCCCGATCTGCTCATCAGAACAAGCGGAGAGATGCGGCTGAGCAACTTCCTGCTGTGGCAACTCGCTTACTCCGAGATGTGGGTCACCGATACACTCTGGCCCGACTTCCGGAAGAAACACCTCTTCGAGGCCGTGCGGGACTATCAGAAGCGTGAGCGGCGCTTCGGGAGGATAGATTGAGCCGAGTAATGGAGGCGATTTCTCGCTCGAAAGAGAACAGATCTTTCCGCCTGAGATTCCTCATGGGCGTGATATTCGTGCCGCTGCTCGTCTACCTGGCGCACGTCGGGAAGTTCTTCTTCCTGGGCCTCGTGGATCTGGTGCTGCTCTTGGGCATACTCGAATTCTATCGCATGATGAGAAAGGCGGGTTATCAGCCGTACAGAGCCATAGGGGCCGGCACGACGCTCGCCCTCACGTGGTACGTGTACTTCGGGAGCGCGTTTTACTCCAACTTTCTGCTGACCGCGGTCCTGATACTTATCGCAATCCTGGAGCTGTTTCGCGAGGGAGGAAACTTTTCCGTCACGCACATGGCCGTCACGATCTTCGGCGTGTTTTACGTCGGCTGGTTGGGGACGCATCTCGTTTTTCTGAGAGAGCTGCCGTTGAGGATTGGCCAACCGTACAGCGAGGGCGCGAGATACGTCCTGCTGCCTTTCTTTCTCGCATGGAGTTCCGACACCGCGGCCTACTTGGCCGGCAGGTTTTTTGGAAAGACGAAGCTCATGCCCAGGATAAGTCCGAACAAGTCGCTCGAAGGCTCCGCGGGCGCGCTCATCGCGTCCCCGTTCGTGGCTTGGGTCGCCAAGGTGACGTTCGCACCGTTTCTCACCACGGTCGATGTCGTCGCTCTTGGGCTCATCTGCGGCGTGGCTTCTCAATTGGGAGACCTCGTGGAATCCATGATAAAGAGAGAGGCCAGTGTGAAGGACGCCTCGAGTGTGATTCCTGGACACGGTGGATTGCTTGACAGATTCGACAGCCTTCTATTTGCGGCTCCCGCCGTCTACTACTACCTCGCTATTGCTGTGTTCTAACCCAACCAGGCTGGAACTAGAGTGAAAGAAATCGTCGTCCTCGGTAGCACAGGTTCAATCGGCCGGAATTGCCTCGCCGTGGCGAGGGAGTTTAGCTCGGCCTTCAGGATCGTTGGTCTGGCAACGGGTTCCAACGTTGATGCACTTGCAGAGCAAGTCGAAGAATTCAGGCCCGAAGTCGTTTCCATTGCACAGGAAGCGGCGGCGGAAGAGTTCTCCAAACGCCACGCTGCATCCGGGCTCAGGGTTCTGAGCGGCACCGAGGGCCTGAGGGAACTTGCCAGGTGGAAGCGATCCCAGATGATCGTGAACGGCCTGGTGGGAGCAATAGGGCTGGTCCCGACTGTCGAGGCCATCGAGGCCGGCAAGGATGTTGCTCTGGCGAACAAGGAGTCGATGGTACTGGCCGGTGAGCTTGTGATGAGCCTGGCGAGAGCGCGCGGCTCGACGGTCCTCCCCATAGACAGTGAGCACTGCGGAATTCACCAGTGCCTTGTGGGCCGGAGTGCCGGGATAAGACGAATCGTTCTGACCGCCTCCGGCGGCCCCTTTCTCAATCGGGAGCCGGACGAGCTGAGGGACGTGACGCCGGAGGAAGTGATGCAGCACCCCGTCTGGAACATGGGGCGGCGAATCTGCGTCGACAGCGCCACGTTGCTCAACAAGGGCTTTGAGCTCATGGAGGCGAGATGGTTTTTCGGGGTGGAGCTCTCGAGCCTTGGGGTTCTGATACACCCTCAGTGCGCGATTCACGCGATGGTCGAGTTTGCTGACGGAACTGCGCTGGCTCAAGTCAGCAGAGCGGACATGAGAATACCCATCCTCTACGCAATGAGCTATCCTGAAACAGTCGACACACGCTTTGAATCGAGCGATCTTCCATGCGTCGGCCCTCTGACGTTTGCGGAACCGGATCTCGAACGGTTTCCGTGCCTGCGATTGGCATACAGTGCGGCGAGGGCAGGCGGGACGGTCCCTGCGTTCTTGAACGCCGCAGATGAGGTGGCCGTGGCGGCCTTTCTTGAGAGAAGAATACGATTCACCGACATTATCCGAGTCCTCGAGGGTTCGCTCGAGCGTCTGGCGGGGACGCCGGCCACGTCCGTCGAGGGCGTGCTCCGCGCAGACGGTGAGGCGCGAATTGTGGCTCGGGAAATTGTGACGGGAATAGCGGCTTCTTCGTGACCGTGTCCTTTACCTGGACTCACACGTTGCCGCGACTAGATTGCCGAGGTGATCATGAAAATCGACGAACCCAAGAGGAGAAGGCTGGAGAAAATCGCGGGGAGTTTCCCCGAGAAGAAGGTGCTCGTGATCGGGGACCTCATGCTGGACGAGTACGTGTATGGGAGCACCGACCGCATCTCTCGAGAGGCTCCGGTCCTCATCCTGACCTACACCGGAAGCCTGCTCATGCCGGGAGGCGCGGGCAACGCCTGCGCGAACGTGAGTTCTCTTGGAGCCACGGCTATACCGGTGGGCGTGGTGGGAAGGGACGCGCCCGGGGCGCGGTTACTCACTCTCTTGGGAGAGTCGGGAATTGCGACCGAATCGGTGGCGTCGTGCGATGGTTTCGAGACCGTGGAGAAGACGCGGATTCTTGCGGGCGGCTTTCATTGCGCCAAGCAGCAGGTGATAAGGATTGACAGAGGAAGAAGGGTAGGGCTGGAGCGGCGCGTCGAGAATCTTGTGCTGGAAAGAGCGCTGGACCTGGTGGCCCGGGTTGACGCCGTTCTTTTTTCAGACTACGGGTACGGCGTGGTGTCCGAGAGAGTGCGCGGCGAGGTGATGAGATCGGCAAGGGCCAAGCGGAAGCCCGTGTGCGTCGATTCTCGGTTCCACCTGCCGAAGTTCAAGGGCGCCACCGTGGCGACTCCGAACGAGGCAGAGGCGGGGCAGGCAGCGGGCATTCTGATCAAGGACCGCGACACCCTGGCCTCCGCGGGGAAAAGGCTCGTGGACCGACTGGACTTGAGGAACCTGCTGATCACTCAGGGGAGCTCAGGGATGACGGTTTTTGAGAAGGGTAAGCTTCCCGTACACATACCGATATTCGGCTCGGACGAGATTGCAGACGTGACGGGAGCCGGGGATACTGTTGCGGCGGCGGTGTCGCTCTCTCTCTCGTGCGGGGCGACCATTGTGGAGGCTTCGTGCGTTGCCACGTACGCCGGTTCCGTGGTTGTGATGAAGAGGGGCACGGCGACCGCGAGCACCGCCGAGATCGTTGAGGCCATGTCGAGGGGGAGAATCGGAGGTCTGAAGACCCTGTGAAGTCTGCGAAGCTGAGGACGTTGGGGGAACTCGAGAAGACAGTCGCTGCACTGAGGCGCGGAGGCAAGCGAGTCGTGCTCGCGAACGGCTGCTTCGATCTCATTCACGTGGGACACGTCCGATATCTCGGGGCGGCAAGAGCACTCGGTGATTGTCTCATCGTCGGGATCAACAGTGACAGAAGCGCCAGGAAATTGAAGGGGAAAGGTCGGCCGGTAGTGAATGCGGAGGAGAGGGCAGAGATAATCGGCGCGTTCGGGTGCGTGGATTACTGCTTCGTCTTCGACGAGCCGACGCTGGACTCTTGTATCCTGCGTCTTAAGCCGGACGTTCATGCGAAGGGCACGGACTACACGAGGGAGAATGTTCCGGAGCGCTCCACGGTGCTGGAAGTGGGCGGAAGAGTCGAGATCGTCGGAGACGAGAAGTCGCACGCCACCAGAGATCTGGTAAAGATCATACTTGGAAAGTTCTCAAGAGATAGATGAACGTTGAAAGAATTCTGCTCACAAGACTCAGGTACATCGGCGACGTTGTGCTCACCACGTCGTGCATTCGGGCACTCAGAGAGAGCTTCCCGAAAGCCGAGATAGTCTATCTCACTCAGGCCCCATACGGTGAACTCCTCATGGAGCATCCCCTCCTCGCGCGCACGATAACCATCGACCGGGCTTCTTACGGCGCCCGAGAGGCGCTCTCCCTAATGTGGAACCTGATGAGAACCCGCTATTCGCTTGCCATCGACCTGTTTGCGAATCCACGAAGCGCGATCTTGACTGCCTCCACTTTGGCGGCGAGAAGAGTCGGTACTTACCATCTGTCGCGGAGCTGGGCCTACAACGTGAACGTGCGCGTAGCTCCCGAGATTCGGAGCGCCGTGGAGCATCACCTCGAGCATCTCAGGAAGATCGGCCTGAACGTTCGTTTCTCTCTCCCCGAGTTGTTCGTGACGAAGGACGAATCCCGGGAAGGCGAGCGCATCATGAGGGCACTGGGGGCGCGCGAGCCGCGGAGAACCGTCTTGATTCAACCTGGTGCCAAGTGGCAGGCGAAGAGGTGGCCGTCGGAGCGGTTCGTGGAAGTGGCTCGACTGGTGCGAGGTGAGGCCCTCGACGTGGGTTTTCTGGCCGGACCGGGAGAGGAGAGTCTCGTCGAAGATTGTGCGCGTAGTGTGCCCGGTGCGCGTGTCGTTGCCGGCCTGACGCTGAGAGAGCTGATGAAGGTGATGTCGGTGACGGCCGGTTACGTCGGGAACGATGGAGGGCCCACTCACGTATCCGCCGCGCTCGGACGGGTCACGGTGGGAGTTTTTGGGCCGAGCGAACCGGACGTATGGTTCCCGTACGGAGTTGGAGGCAGGGCGGCCTGTGTGTACGAACAAGCGGATTGCAGGCCCTGTCATCTTCATTTCTGTGAGCATGTGAGCTGTCTCAAGAGAATAGACGCGAGAAGAGTGTTTTCCAGGCTGATGGATCTCGTCTCGACGAGGAATACGGAAGCATGAAGGTCGAGTCAACCTGCAAGCTTGCCCTCAGACTCGCAACTGCTCCCCCGCGCTCCATTCTGGTGCTGCGGCCAGGGGCGATGGGAGACGTACTTCTTACAACCCCGGCGCTGAGGGCCCTGAGGCGGGGGTTTCCTGACGCGACGCTCTCTGTTCTTGTGACCCGCGCCGGAGAGGCGATCCTGAGAGGAAACCCGAACGTCGACGAGATCATTGTGCTTGACAAGTCCTCGCTGCGTTCGCAGGCGGGCGTGATCCCACTTGTAAGACGGAAGAGGTTCGATCTGATCGTTGACTTTCTCTGTAATCCCAGGACGGCAATCATTGCGCTCCTCTCAGGCGCTCCGCAAAGGCTGGGCTACGACGTCAGGATGAGGAAGATCGCGTACAATCATCGTAAAGCGAGGGACGAATACAGAGAGGGGAAGAAGGTAGTCAAGTATGCCGCCCAGGTGAACCTCGATATGCTAAGATGCGTCGGAATCGAGAGCGTGGATACGGGGCTCGATCTCGAAGTGAGTGAGGCCGCACGGAGCAAGATGGACGAGTTCTTGCGCCTTCATT
Encoded proteins:
- a CDS encoding phosphatidate cytidylyltransferase, whose protein sequence is MSRVMEAISRSKENRSFRLRFLMGVIFVPLLVYLAHVGKFFFLGLVDLVLLLGILEFYRMMRKAGYQPYRAIGAGTTLALTWYVYFGSAFYSNFLLTAVLILIAILELFREGGNFSVTHMAVTIFGVFYVGWLGTHLVFLRELPLRIGQPYSEGARYVLLPFFLAWSSDTAAYLAGRFFGKTKLMPRISPNKSLEGSAGALIASPFVAWVAKVTFAPFLTTVDVVALGLICGVASQLGDLVESMIKREASVKDASSVIPGHGGLLDRFDSLLFAAPAVYYYLAIAVF
- the tsf gene encoding translation elongation factor Ts translates to MEISTELIRQLRERTGAGVVDCKKALTECACDLEKAIEHLRKMGIAAAAKKASRVASEGLVEAYIHPGSRMGALVEVNCETDFVARTAEFRTLVRDIAMQVVASDPVAVSRQEVPGDLLEKEKEILAAQVAGSGKPPQIIEKIVQGKLDKFYKDNCLLEQPFIKDPKRCVEDIVKEATAKFGENVVVRRFSRFRLGQCS
- a CDS encoding adenylyltransferase/cytidyltransferase family protein, yielding MKSAKLRTLGELEKTVAALRRGGKRVVLANGCFDLIHVGHVRYLGAARALGDCLIVGINSDRSARKLKGKGRPVVNAEERAEIIGAFGCVDYCFVFDEPTLDSCILRLKPDVHAKGTDYTRENVPERSTVLEVGGRVEIVGDEKSHATRDLVKIILGKFSRDR
- a CDS encoding isoprenyl transferase, encoding MPVTDGNKRAGEIKAAGNLPGHIAIIMDGNGRWARKRGLPRIQGHRAGRKGVREAVEGCVELGIGVLTLYTFSVENWSRPEREVSALMRFLHQTLKEEREELKKNGVRLGVIGRVSDLPKSVQRVLNESIDCLKEGKGLLLNLALSYGGRAEIVDAVKRILSEASVAGTRPELIDEKLIESRLYTSGLPDPDLLIRTSGEMRLSNFLLWQLAYSEMWVTDTLWPDFRKKHLFEAVRDYQKRERRFGRID
- the frr gene encoding ribosome recycling factor, which produces MEKETIARIEQKMKKAVEHLRQELASVRTGKATTALLDSVKVDYYGSNVPLNQVAGVSAPEPRLLIVHPWERTMVPAIEKAILKADLGLNPANDGTVIRIPIPPLTEERRKDLVKIVKKMVEEGRVGVRNLRREGNEEIKKLEKDAKISEDTARKSQNDVQKLTDKYIQLMEELLSKKEAEIMEV
- a CDS encoding PfkB family carbohydrate kinase, whose protein sequence is MKIDEPKRRRLEKIAGSFPEKKVLVIGDLMLDEYVYGSTDRISREAPVLILTYTGSLLMPGGAGNACANVSSLGATAIPVGVVGRDAPGARLLTLLGESGIATESVASCDGFETVEKTRILAGGFHCAKQQVIRIDRGRRVGLERRVENLVLERALDLVARVDAVLFSDYGYGVVSERVRGEVMRSARAKRKPVCVDSRFHLPKFKGATVATPNEAEAGQAAGILIKDRDTLASAGKRLVDRLDLRNLLITQGSSGMTVFEKGKLPVHIPIFGSDEIADVTGAGDTVAAAVSLSLSCGATIVEASCVATYAGSVVVMKRGTATASTAEIVEAMSRGRIGGLKTL
- the pyrH gene encoding UMP kinase → MPQIRYERILLKLSGQVLTGEKDYGISHTRVAALCSEIHDVAAAGVQVGMVVGGGNIFRGSEAERAGMDRVSADYMGMLATVINALALQDHLEKLGLHTRVLSAINMAEIAEPYVRRRAIRHLEKGRVVIMAGGTGNPYFTTDTAAVLRGIEIHADVLLKATRVRGVFTSDPVTNPDATFLEEVSYLEVINKGLKVMDSTAISLCMENRLPIIVFDVNKKDNIKKAVAGEKVGTLVGEG
- the dxr gene encoding 1-deoxy-D-xylulose-5-phosphate reductoisomerase; this encodes MKEIVVLGSTGSIGRNCLAVAREFSSAFRIVGLATGSNVDALAEQVEEFRPEVVSIAQEAAAEEFSKRHAASGLRVLSGTEGLRELARWKRSQMIVNGLVGAIGLVPTVEAIEAGKDVALANKESMVLAGELVMSLARARGSTVLPIDSEHCGIHQCLVGRSAGIRRIVLTASGGPFLNREPDELRDVTPEEVMQHPVWNMGRRICVDSATLLNKGFELMEARWFFGVELSSLGVLIHPQCAIHAMVEFADGTALAQVSRADMRIPILYAMSYPETVDTRFESSDLPCVGPLTFAEPDLERFPCLRLAYSAARAGGTVPAFLNAADEVAVAAFLERRIRFTDIIRVLEGSLERLAGTPATSVEGVLRADGEARIVAREIVTGIAASS
- a CDS encoding glycosyltransferase family 9 protein; this encodes MNVERILLTRLRYIGDVVLTTSCIRALRESFPKAEIVYLTQAPYGELLMEHPLLARTITIDRASYGAREALSLMWNLMRTRYSLAIDLFANPRSAILTASTLAARRVGTYHLSRSWAYNVNVRVAPEIRSAVEHHLEHLRKIGLNVRFSLPELFVTKDESREGERIMRALGAREPRRTVLIQPGAKWQAKRWPSERFVEVARLVRGEALDVGFLAGPGEESLVEDCARSVPGARVVAGLTLRELMKVMSVTAGYVGNDGGPTHVSAALGRVTVGVFGPSEPDVWFPYGVGGRAACVYEQADCRPCHLHFCEHVSCLKRIDARRVFSRLMDLVSTRNTEA